CCTCACCGAGCCGGTCGAGCTGGCCTTCTCCACCCACACCCGCGCGATGGCCGACTTCTTCGCCCGCCACCGCTGACGGTGAGCGTGGCCGGGGCGGGCATGACGTCGGCGGCACGACACGCCGTGTCGTGCCGCCGACGTCATGGTCAGCGACCCGGCTCACGGGCGGAGCCGGAGCGTGCGCCCGCCGCGGCGGGTGCGCCCGCCGCGCCGGGCCGTAGGGTCAGCTCGCCGCGCAGGTCGGCGTGGCGGACGGGCCGACGCCGGTGCCCTGGAAGCCGAACGTGGTGCTGGTGCCGGCGGCGACGCTGCCGTTGTAGCTGACGTTGCGGAACGTCACGGCGCCGCTGGTGGCGCTGGGCTGCGCGCTCCAGGTGTTGGTGATCGCCGTGCCGCCGGGCAGGGTGAGCCCGACCGTCCAGCCGTTGAGCGGCGACGAGCCGGCGGTGACCGTCACGTTCGCCACGAAGCCGCCGGTCCAGGAGTCGAGCCGGACGGTGGCGACGCAGGCGGCGTTGCCCGGCGGCGGAGTGGTCGGCGGCGGCGTGGTGGGCGGCGGGGTGGTCGGCGGCGGAGTGGTCGGCGGCGGGGTCGTCCCGCCGCTGTTGAGCGCGGTCAGCACGGCGTTGTAGGCGGGCTTCTTGTTGCCGCTGCCGTCGAAGAGCAGCGGGCTCTCCCCGGAGCGCCACGAGTCGGAGTCGCGGATGCCCCAGACCGTGATGCCCTTGCACCGGGCGACCGCGAGGCAGTCGGTGACCACGTTGCGGTACGCGTCGGACGGCGCGTTGCGGATGTCCAGCTCGGTGATGTGCACGTCGACGCCGAGGGCGGCGAAGCTGGACAGCGTGGTGCGGTAGTTGCTCGGGTAGTTCGAGCCACCGGTGAAGTGCGACTGCAGGCCGACGCAGTCGATCGGGACGCCCCGGCTCTTGAAGTCCTGCACCATCCGGTAGACGGCCTGGGTCTTGGCGTCGTTCCAGTTGTCGATGTTGTAGTCGTTGTAGCAGAGCTGCGCGTTCGGGTCCGCCGCGTCCGCGGCCCGGAACGCCGCCTCGATCCAGTCGTTGCCGGTGCGCTGCAGGTTCGAGTCACGACGGGCGCCGCTGCCGCCGTCGGCGAACGCCTCGTTCACCACGTCCCACCAGTCGACCTGGCCGCGGAAGTGGGTGGCGACCTGGGTCACGTGGTTCAGCATCGCGCTGCGCAGCGCGCTGCCGGACAGGTTCTGCATCCAGCCGGGCTGCTGCGAGTGCCAGGCCAGCGTGTGGCCGCGGACCTTCATGCCCTGGCTGCGGGCGTGCGAGACGATCCGGTCGGCGTTGCCGTACGTGAACACGCCCTGCTGCGGCTCGGTCGCGTCGATCTTCATCTCGTTCTCGGGCGTGACCTGGTTGAACTCGCGGTTCAGGATGGTCGTGTACGCCGAGTCGCTCAGTCTGTTCGCCGCGACGGCGGTGCCGAAGTACCGGCCGGACTCGGCGGCGGAGGCGCCCAGCGTCGTCGCGGCGCTGGCGCCGGGGGCCAGGGCGACCGTCGTGCCGACGGCGGCGACCCCGG
This genomic interval from Micromonospora coxensis contains the following:
- a CDS encoding endo-1,4-beta-xylanase encodes the protein MNHVPARASGRSTTRARLRAALIAAVAGVAAVGTTVALAPGASAATTLGASAAESGRYFGTAVAANRLSDSAYTTILNREFNQVTPENEMKIDATEPQQGVFTYGNADRIVSHARSQGMKVRGHTLAWHSQQPGWMQNLSGSALRSAMLNHVTQVATHFRGQVDWWDVVNEAFADGGSGARRDSNLQRTGNDWIEAAFRAADAADPNAQLCYNDYNIDNWNDAKTQAVYRMVQDFKSRGVPIDCVGLQSHFTGGSNYPSNYRTTLSSFAALGVDVHITELDIRNAPSDAYRNVVTDCLAVARCKGITVWGIRDSDSWRSGESPLLFDGSGNKKPAYNAVLTALNSGGTTPPPTTPPPTTPPPTTPPPTTPPPGNAACVATVRLDSWTGGFVANVTVTAGSSPLNGWTVGLTLPGGTAITNTWSAQPSATSGAVTFRNVSYNGSVAAGTSTTFGFQGTGVGPSATPTCAAS